The following nucleotide sequence is from Pandoraea thiooxydans.
CAGCCTGATCGCCGGAGGCGATGGCCTTGCGAACAGCCTTGATGGCCGTGCGATAGCGCGAACGCAGCGGGGCGTTGTGCGCATTTTGCTTGGTGTTCTGACGGGCCCGTTTGCGGGCTTGTGCTGTATTTGCCATGTGAA
It contains:
- the rpsT gene encoding 30S ribosomal protein S20 produces the protein MANTAQARKRARQNTKQNAHNAPLRSRYRTAIKAVRKAIASGDQAAATAAMRDAQKTIDIIADKRIIHKNRAARNKSRLASAIKGMSAAA